The Claveliimonas bilis genome window below encodes:
- a CDS encoding CPBP family intramembrane glutamic endopeptidase: MDTKKRALKKKINHTARGVLFYNVILVGVTLLFAVGYGVYVALNPSCAGDAGTMQKILERSLGNYAGVLSIAGVAAGLLYLGIRHRKNGYLKESFVRKKGMTPAVFGQMACVFMSLQVLFIVGAALAEIILNQFGYSLQASVDSAASASTDWSMFLYVGLVGPIAEELVYRGIVMQSLMSCGKGFAVGISALLFGVMHGNFPQGLFAVAAGVVFGYIASEYSIRWSIALHILNNVIFSEALGKLAKLLPETAASVVEYGTLIGFAVLTCVIFCRKRDKIASWWRENRPEKSMWFSALTAVWMILFFIMEFFIALNGIKPVA, encoded by the coding sequence ATGGACACAAAGAAAAGAGCTTTAAAAAAGAAAATAAATCACACAGCCAGAGGGGTGTTGTTTTATAATGTGATCCTTGTAGGAGTGACATTGCTTTTTGCAGTGGGATATGGCGTGTATGTCGCTTTGAATCCTTCTTGTGCAGGAGACGCTGGTACGATGCAGAAAATTCTGGAAAGAAGTCTGGGAAATTATGCAGGTGTCTTGAGTATTGCAGGCGTGGCGGCAGGGCTTTTATATCTTGGAATACGGCATAGAAAAAATGGCTATCTTAAGGAGAGCTTTGTAAGGAAAAAGGGGATGACACCGGCGGTATTTGGACAGATGGCCTGTGTATTTATGTCGCTGCAGGTGCTATTTATTGTGGGAGCGGCATTGGCAGAGATTATTTTAAATCAGTTTGGTTATTCTCTTCAGGCGTCAGTGGACAGTGCCGCATCTGCAAGCACGGACTGGTCAATGTTTCTCTATGTGGGGCTGGTAGGGCCGATAGCGGAAGAACTGGTGTACCGGGGAATCGTGATGCAGAGTCTTATGAGTTGCGGCAAAGGATTTGCAGTAGGAATATCAGCACTGCTTTTTGGAGTAATGCATGGGAATTTTCCCCAGGGATTATTTGCTGTTGCGGCAGGAGTTGTGTTTGGCTATATAGCATCGGAGTATTCCATTCGGTGGTCTATTGCTCTTCATATACTGAATAATGTGATTTTCAGTGAGGCTTTGGGAAAACTGGCAAAGCTTTTGCCGGAAACAGCGGCAAGTGTGGTAGAATACGGTACGCTTATTGGATTTGCTGTTCTTACCTGTGTCATTTTTTGCAGAAAACGGGATAAGATTGCTTCCTGGTGGAGAGAAAATCGTCCTGAAAAATCCATGTGGTTTTCTGCCCTGACAGCGGTGTGGATGATACTGTTTTTTATTATGGAGTTTTTTATCGCGTTGAATGGTATCAAGCCAGTTGCATAA
- a CDS encoding ABC transporter ATP-binding protein, which produces MSLLEVKNVKKIYTTRFGGNQVEALKNVNFSVEPREYVAIMGESGSGKTTLLNILAALDKPTSGRVYLKGNDLSKVKEKEVAAFRRQNLGFVFQDFNLLDTFSVQDNIFLPLVLSGKSYEEMSGRLKPIAQKLGISQILGKFPYEISGGQKQRAAVARALITKPQLVLADEPTGALDSRASDELLRLFTQINRDGQTILMVTHSVKAASTADRILFIKDGEVFHQLYRGNLTNEQLYQKISDTLTVLATGGERNE; this is translated from the coding sequence ATGTCATTACTGGAAGTGAAAAATGTAAAGAAAATATATACGACCCGCTTTGGAGGGAATCAGGTGGAAGCGCTGAAAAATGTAAATTTTTCAGTGGAACCAAGAGAATATGTTGCGATCATGGGAGAATCCGGTTCCGGTAAGACCACACTTTTGAACATTCTGGCTGCGTTGGATAAACCTACGTCAGGAAGAGTTTATCTGAAAGGAAACGATCTAAGCAAAGTAAAAGAAAAAGAAGTGGCAGCTTTCCGGCGTCAGAATCTGGGGTTTGTCTTTCAGGACTTTAATCTTCTGGATACGTTTTCTGTGCAGGATAATATCTTTTTGCCGCTGGTTCTTTCCGGCAAAAGCTATGAAGAAATGTCAGGGCGCCTTAAGCCTATCGCACAAAAGCTTGGAATCAGCCAGATCCTTGGGAAATTTCCTTATGAGATCTCTGGCGGACAAAAGCAGAGGGCGGCGGTCGCAAGAGCCCTCATCACAAAACCGCAGCTGGTCCTTGCAGACGAACCCACAGGAGCGCTGGATTCCAGGGCATCGGATGAACTTCTTAGGCTGTTTACTCAGATTAACAGGGATGGGCAGACGATCTTGATGGTGACTCACAGTGTCAAGGCAGCCAGTACAGCGGATCGGATTTTGTTTATTAAGGACGGGGAGGTATTCCATCAACTGTACAGAGGAAATCTGACCAACGAGCAGCTTTACCAGAAGATTTCTGATACACTGACTGTACTTGCCACAGGAGGTGAGAGGAATGAATAG